Proteins encoded together in one Benincasa hispida cultivar B227 chromosome 1, ASM972705v1, whole genome shotgun sequence window:
- the LOC120090480 gene encoding pathogenesis-related thaumatin-like protein 3.5, with product MALPCDFLSIPKTFISIFIFIVFMGARVMESTRSFTIVNSCKDTIWPAITPGGNMSGGGFSLKGGESVVYTIPDSWTGRIWARTGCDFDKDGNGKCRTGGCGEVLNCTGPGSRPSTLADFTLGSIDYYDVSVVDGFNLPVAIQPSGGKGNCSSAGCDGDLRDNCPPELAVKDDRGKVVACRSACDVFHTGEYCCTGQFDNPMTCLPTNYSRSFKQVCPGAYSFGYDDPTSILTCSSADYVVAFCATRNQKVCSYHDKKLTCNVDSSKASTLVTISQRWQNLMIFTFLFILKFGILF from the exons ATGGCTTTGCCTTGTGACTTTCTATCCATTCCCAAAactttcatctccatcttcatcttcatcgtTTTTATGG GTGCTAGGGTTATGGAGAGTACAAGGTCATTCACCATTGTAAATTCATGCAAGGATACAATATGGCCAGCCATTACTCCCGGAGGAAACATGAGTGGTGGTGGATTTTCCTTGAAGGGTGGCGAATCCGTGGTCTACACGATACCCGACTCATGGACCGGTCGGATATGGGCACGAACAGGCTGCGACTTCGATAAGGACGGGAACGGGAAGTGTCGGACCGGTGGTTGCGGAGAAGTGCTGAACTGCACGGGTCCCGGAAGTCGTCCTTCCACCCTAGCAGACTTCACCCTTGGCTCTATAGATTATTATGATGTCAGTGTTGTGGATGGCTTCAATCTTCCCGTAGCGATACAGCCATCGGGGGGGAAAGGAAACTGCAGCTCGGCTGGGTGCGATGGAGACTTGAGAGACAACTGCCCACCGGAGCTGGCGGTGAAGGACGACCGTGGGAAGGTGGTGGCGTGTCGGAGCGCTTGTGACGTGTTCCACACCGGGGAGTACTGTTGCACTGGGCAGTTCGATAACCCAATGACATGCTTACCAACTAATTATTCAAGGAGTTTCAAGCAAGTTTGCCCTGGTGCTTATAGTTTTGGATATGATGATCCTACAAGCATTTTAACTTGTTCTTCAGCTGACTATGTTGTTGCCTTTTGTGCAACAAG GAATCAAAAGGTGTGCTCTTATCATGACAAGAAGCTAACATGCAATGTGGACAGCTCAAAGGCATCAACATTAGTAACAATCTCCCAAAGATGGCAAAACTTGATGATCTTCACATTTCTCTTCATCttaaaatttggaattttgttttAG
- the LOC120070283 gene encoding patatin-like phospholipase domain-containing protein 4, with protein sequence MAPPPLSSISHPFSSPITNPNFNFTYRYALPLRTQTLRFISNSSSSPSSPPPPPPPPPPDPIPEKKSLAVATGELFLGLAARLINRSSDRTTNSVAMFDNRSGNKSVFEERIGAVVEDEIQPGVLWEQRVKDVEAERERRVITSPGFSFSAAGLLFPYHLGVANFLLENSYIKETTPLAGASAGAIVCAVIASGASMQEALQATKLLAEDCRSRGTAFRLGAVLREVLDKFLPDDVHIRCNGRVRVAVTQVFWRPRGLLVDQFDSKDDLIEAVFTSSFIPGYLAPRPVTVFRNRLCIDGGLTLFMPPTSASQTVRVCAFPASRLGFEGIGISPDCNPENRAGPRELFNWALEPADDDILDQLFDLGYQDAAVWAEDNPVEKLVEDERHN encoded by the exons ATGGCTCCTCCGCCTCTCTCTTCAATTTCCCATCCCTTTTCTTCCCCAattacaaaccctaatttcaatttcacTTACAGATACGCTCTTCCTCTACGCACTCAAACTCTACGTTTCATTTccaattcatcttcttctccatcGTCTCCACCGCCGCCACCGCCTCCTCCTCCGCCGGATCCCATTCCCGAGAAAAAGTCCCTCGCCGTAGCCACCGGGGAGCTCTTCTTGGGGCTGGCAGCGAGGCTGATTAACCGCTCCTCCGACAGAACCACAAACTCGGTTGCTATGTTCGATAATCGTAGTGGGAACAAGAGTGTGTTCGAGGAGAGAATCGGCGCGGTGGTTGAGGATGAGATTCAGCCTGGTGTACTCTGGGAGCAGCGGGTTAAAGACGTTGAGGCCGAGCGGGAGCGGCGAGTTATTACTAGCCCTGGCTTTAGTTTCTCCGCCGCTGGTTTGCTGTTTCCGTACCATCTTGGAGTTGCGAATTTTCTCTTAGAGAATAGTTATATCAAG GAAACGACTCCATTAGCTGGAGCCTCAGCTGGTGCCATTGTCTGTGCTGTTATTGCCTCTGGAGCCAGTATGCAGGAGGCTTTACAAGCTACTAAACTACTGGCTGAAGACTGCAGAAGTAGAGGGACTGCATTTCGCCTTGGG GCTGTACTGAGGGAAGTTCTCGACAAGTTTCTGCCAGATGATGTACATATTAGGTGTAATGGAAGGGTTCGTG TCGCTGTTACCCAAGTTTTTTGGAGGCCCAGAGGCTTGTTGGTGGATCAGTTTGATTCAAAAGATGATCTCATCGAAGCAGTTTTCACTTCTTCCTTTATTCCTGG ATACCTAGCCCCAAGACCTGTTACAGTCTTTCGGAATAGACTATGCATTGACGGTGGTCTAACATTGTTCATGCCGCCAACTTCTGCCTCTCAGACG GTGCGTGTATGTGCTTTCCCAGCTAGCAGATTGGGATTTGAAGGGATTGGGATCAGTCCTGACTGCAACCCTGAAAACAGAGCTGGCCCCAGAGAG CTTTTCAACTGGGCTCTCGAGCCAGCAGACGATGACATTCTAGATCAGCTCTTTGACCTGGGATATCAGGATGCAGCTGTTTGGGCAGAGGATAATCCTGTTGAAAAGCTGGTGGAAGACGAAAGGCACAACTGA
- the LOC120070293 gene encoding basic blue protein-like: MGQGKGSAIAITLLLCLFLIQSEMAHARARVYTVGDAKGWTFNVNSWTKGKIFRAGDILVFKYPQMAHNVVMLKNKVAYNWCLKPRGSKVYQTGKDRITLVKGYNYFICGFPGHCKAGMKIAIKAL; encoded by the exons ATGGGTCAGGGAAAAGGCAGTGCCATTGCAATCACTTTGTTGCTTTGCCTTTTCCTCATCCAATCTGAGATGGCTCATGCTAGAGCCAGAGTCTACACTGTTGGAGATGCCAAAGGATGGACCTTCAATGTCAATTCTTGGACTAAGGGAAAGATTTTTCGAGCAGGCGATATACTCG TATTCAAGTATCCTCAAATGGCACACAATGTGGTGATGTTGAAGAACAAAGTAGCTTACAATTGGTGCCTAAAACCAAGAGGTTCAAAAGTTTACCAAACAGGAAAAGACAGAATCACGCTTGTCAAAGGATACAATTATTTCATCTGCGGTTTCCCTGGCCATTGTAAAGCTGGAATGAAGATTGCCATTAAAGCTCTTTGA
- the LOC120068674 gene encoding basic blue protein-like, which yields MGEGRGDSLMVGRLVFCLLLLQQLEMGYAAIYTVGDELGWTFNVSSWPIGKNFHAGDILAFNYTPSAHNVVVVDKVGYNWCLINPIEATVHHSGKDQIKLVEGMNYLICSLPGHCQMGMKLAITAT from the exons ATGGGTGAGGGAAGAGGTGATTCATTAATGGTGGGGAGATTGGTGTTTTGTTTGTTGTTGCTACAACAATTAGAGATGGGTTATGCAGCCATTTACACTGTTGGAGATGAGCTTGGATGGACCTTTAATGTCTCCTCTTGGCCTATTGGAAAGAACTTTCATGCTGGGGATATTCTTg CATTCAACTACACCCCATCAGCACACAATGTGGTAGTTGTTGACAAAGTGGGTTACAATTGGTGTTTGATTAATCCAATAGAAGCCACTGTTCATCATTCAGGAAAGGATCAAATCAAGCTTGTTGAAGGCATGAATTATTTAATCTGCAGCCTCCCTGGGCATTGCCAAATGGGAATGAAACTTGCCATTACCGCTACTTAA